Proteins found in one Flavobacteriales bacterium genomic segment:
- a CDS encoding 30S ribosomal protein S20, whose product MANHKSAKKRIRQTARKNAANSYYHKTARNAVKNLRSVTDKKEALKLLPSLESMLDKLTKKNIIHKNKAANLKSKLAKHVNSL is encoded by the coding sequence ATGGCTAATCACAAGTCAGCAAAAAAGAGAATAAGACAAACTGCTAGAAAAAATGCTGCTAACAGTTATTATCACAAAACTGCTAGAAATGCAGTTAAGAATCTTAGATCAGTTACTGATAAGAAAGAGGCTTTAAAGTTACTACCTTCTCTTGAGTCTATGTTAGATAAACTCACTAAGAAAAATATTATACACAAAAATAAAGCGGCTAACTTGAAGTCTAAGTTAGCAAAGCACGTTAATAGTTTGTAA
- a CDS encoding NRDE family protein, whose translation MCTVSYIPRNNDFILTSSRDESVNRPTSTPKKRMLNKESLIFPKDSKSGGTWIASSKSRILCLLNGKINKTVNALTKISRGQILLDNFKFLNTKDFLKQIPLKYVEPFILLQVDFEKNTHIQEFNWNGEKLTVRSLDNTIPHLWTSTSLYSNEVKQKRHDLLLDWETKNQGNNPIDFHLDLKENNSELFEIKKKKSDILTTSITSVEIKDKKVSFLYSDFISNKSTILKL comes from the coding sequence ATGTGTACAGTTAGTTACATCCCACGAAATAATGACTTTATACTTACATCAAGCAGAGATGAGAGTGTAAATAGACCAACCTCAACACCTAAAAAGAGGATGTTGAATAAAGAGAGTCTGATTTTCCCTAAGGATAGTAAATCTGGAGGAACTTGGATTGCTAGTTCAAAAAGCCGTATACTTTGTTTATTAAACGGAAAGATTAACAAAACAGTTAATGCTCTTACCAAAATTAGTAGAGGTCAAATTTTACTTGATAATTTTAAGTTTTTGAATACAAAAGATTTCCTCAAACAAATTCCTTTAAAATATGTTGAGCCTTTTATTCTATTACAAGTCGATTTTGAAAAAAACACACATATCCAAGAGTTCAATTGGAATGGCGAAAAATTAACTGTAAGATCTTTAGATAATACAATTCCTCATCTTTGGACATCAACTTCTTTGTACAGTAATGAAGTAAAACAGAAAAGGCATGATTTACTATTGGATTGGGAAACAAAAAACCAAGGGAATAATCCAATTGATTTTCATCTAGACCTAAAGGAAAATAACTCGGAACTCTTTGAAATTAAAAAGAAAAAAAGCGACATTCTTACAACTAGTATAACAAGTGTAGAAATAAAGGATAAAAAAGTATCATTCCTCTATTCTGATTTCATCTCCAATAAAAGCACAATACTTAAACTCTAG
- a CDS encoding polysaccharide deacetylase family protein, translating into MLIYTPKITSRTEYTFNLIFDTIWDIEYKLTDDVEFFKEYDGNKINYSSKKIEDEFFVKRYGLLEEEGVSVQEINFNQWNNLPVFYQNSDENIPFDVFSATFFLVSRYEEYLPHIKDHYNRFTAKESLAYKHNFLDRPLVNLWLKECKKVFQDHFPLLVFPVKKFSYQSTIDIDNAYCFLEKGFVRTTASFIKSAFEMDIELIKKRKNVLLGNEKDPYDTFELQLALNKRYNVDVVYFILLADYGFNDKNCSVHSRKFQLLIKHLSDHANLGIHPSFASNASFETFAEEKKRLENIIKKEVELSRQHFLKLDLPKTYRNLIELSVKDDYTMGYASLPGFRASICTPFYFYDLEMETKTHLKVHPFAVMDATFKYYLRTSAENSLPMIKKIIDDVKLVDGHFISLWHNETWSEYKEWKGWSKLYENMLEHIYN; encoded by the coding sequence ATGCTAATTTATACACCTAAAATAACAAGTAGAACAGAATATACGTTTAATTTAATTTTTGACACTATTTGGGACATTGAATACAAGTTAACCGATGATGTTGAATTTTTCAAGGAGTACGATGGCAATAAAATCAACTATTCAAGCAAAAAAATAGAGGATGAGTTTTTTGTAAAACGTTATGGTTTATTAGAGGAGGAAGGAGTATCGGTGCAAGAAATTAACTTTAATCAGTGGAATAACTTGCCTGTTTTTTATCAAAATTCTGATGAAAATATTCCTTTTGATGTTTTTTCTGCCACCTTTTTTCTTGTGTCTCGTTATGAAGAATATTTACCTCACATCAAAGACCATTACAACCGTTTTACAGCTAAAGAAAGTTTAGCTTATAAACATAACTTTTTAGATAGACCATTAGTAAATCTATGGCTAAAAGAATGTAAAAAAGTTTTTCAAGACCATTTTCCATTATTAGTTTTTCCTGTCAAAAAATTCAGCTATCAATCCACTATTGATATTGATAATGCCTATTGCTTTTTAGAGAAAGGATTTGTGAGAACAACAGCTTCCTTTATCAAATCAGCTTTTGAAATGGATATAGAATTGATAAAAAAAAGAAAGAATGTTTTATTAGGTAATGAGAAAGACCCGTATGATACATTTGAACTTCAGTTAGCATTAAATAAACGCTATAATGTAGATGTCGTTTATTTTATTTTATTGGCAGATTATGGTTTCAACGATAAAAACTGTTCAGTTCATAGTCGTAAATTTCAATTGCTCATAAAACATTTGTCCGACCATGCAAATCTGGGGATACATCCTTCTTTTGCCTCAAATGCGTCCTTTGAAACATTTGCTGAGGAAAAAAAACGTTTAGAAAATATTATTAAAAAAGAGGTCGAGCTTTCAAGGCAACATTTTCTTAAATTAGATTTGCCAAAAACATACAGGAACCTAATTGAATTGTCGGTAAAAGACGACTACACTATGGGTTACGCCTCTTTGCCAGGTTTTAGAGCTAGTATTTGCACCCCTTTTTACTTTTATGACTTGGAAATGGAAACAAAAACACATTTAAAAGTTCACCCTTTTGCTGTAATGGACGCGACCTTTAAATACTATTTGAGAACATCAGCAGAGAATTCTCTTCCAATGATTAAAAAGATTATTGATGATGTTAAATTAGTTGATGGACATTTCATTTCTTTGTGGCACAATGAGACTTGGTCTGAATACAAAGAGTGGAAGGGTTGGAGCAAGCTCTATGAAAACATGCTTGAACATATTTATAATTGA
- the radC gene encoding DNA repair protein RadC produces the protein MNHEKLSIKSWSEDDKPREKLVLKGSRTLSHAELLAILIGSGNKKESAVELSKKIMSNCNGKLNLLSKMSLKELMQFNGIGQAKAVTIIAALELAKRKAMENSTEKPSINSSIDAYNQMRYDFEGLDHEQFWILLLNRANKIIESKNISKGGISATVVDPKLIFSSALQEKASGIILFHNHPSGNVSPSKSDIALTTKLKDGGKLLEINIIDHIIIGQNTYFSFADEQML, from the coding sequence ATGAATCATGAAAAACTTAGTATAAAATCTTGGTCAGAAGATGATAAGCCAAGAGAAAAATTAGTGTTAAAAGGCTCTAGAACACTAAGTCACGCAGAATTGTTAGCTATTTTAATAGGCTCAGGAAATAAAAAAGAATCTGCTGTAGAGCTGTCTAAGAAAATTATGAGCAATTGCAATGGTAAGTTAAACCTACTTTCCAAAATGTCACTTAAAGAATTGATGCAGTTTAATGGAATTGGTCAAGCAAAAGCCGTTACTATAATAGCTGCACTCGAACTTGCAAAGAGGAAAGCAATGGAAAATTCAACTGAAAAGCCTTCAATAAATTCTAGTATTGATGCCTATAATCAAATGCGTTATGACTTTGAAGGTCTTGACCATGAGCAGTTTTGGATATTACTTTTGAATAGAGCAAATAAAATTATTGAATCCAAAAATATTAGTAAAGGCGGAATAAGTGCTACAGTAGTTGATCCAAAACTTATATTTAGCTCTGCTTTGCAAGAAAAAGCCTCAGGAATAATATTATTTCACAACCACCCTTCTGGTAATGTCTCCCCTAGTAAAAGTGATATAGCACTCACTACAAAACTTAAAGATGGGGGTAAATTGTTAGAAATTAACATTATTGACCATATTATTATTGGTCAAAACACGTATTTTAGCTTTGCAGACGAACAAATGCTCTAG